The genomic segment TTACACTTATTTTTTAATGCCCCTCATGAGAATATAACTAAAGGTGGTCAGGTACCATATATgtcatgttctatattctgtatccagGAGCTATCAAAATGTCTGCCATACAATAGGCATGGAAGGGGATAGTTCTttccatctcccaaagttccttCCATGCCAAGGAAACATCAGTGTAAGATACTTGGCCTTTACTCTCTCCTCATTCCTTCCCAAGAGAGAAGGAAGAATATAATCTAATTGGAGAACTAGCAGTGAGAAACTTCTCCCATTTTTTGGAAGATAAAATAGATAGTCTTGGTCTTCTCTGTTCCCTTTCTTCCCTAGTCCTTCCTTGTGGGCACTGACTTGGTCCTGCATTGTCTGATTGCAAGGGTAATTTTGTTCACTCTGGGGCTGGTATTCAGAAACCCATTGTCAGTGGACATATAGGCTACATTCTTCAATTTCTGCCTTATATAAAATAGAGGTGATATTTTGGCCTGAACAAATAACCTCTTTCTCAACTGGTTTAGAATTTGGGTAGGAAAGAATGGTGATATGTATTGGGTGCCCTCAAAGACCCTGTATCtcctaaaaagtaaaataaagagaGATAAAGACATAGGACTGCTTGTGTCCAGATATCCTCTTTAATCTCTTGCATCTGATCAAGTCGCTCCTTTTTCCCCAGGAGAAAATGgaacaaggaagcagagagagGTCCAGAATCATTGAGCTAATGGAACTCCCTTCACATTGAAGAAAACAACAGGAGTAGGGAAGAAATATTCTCTGTTAATAATATGTGATCAGCACGTATTTTACGGGTTAATTcatgaatgaaataatatagtATGATATGATAAACTGTGTAACTAACTCCTGATAGCCAAATGCTATAACATTGTAGCACCAGAAGGTCCCCAGTAACCACATGAGAACTCCCTCACATAGATTTTGTGTAATTCCAGATAACCAAAGAAACCACAGAATGGAGCTCTGGAATTCTACCTTGGGAAGTGGCTTCATCTTGATGAGCATTCTGAATGATAGTGGGTCTCCTGAACTGCTCTGTGCTACAATTGCAGTCCTATACATGTTAGCACTGACCAGCAATGGCCTCCTGCTCCTGGTTATCACAGCAGATGTCCGGCTCCACATTCCCATGTACTTTCTGCTCAGCCAGCTTTCTCTCATGGACCTTCTGTTTGCATCTGTAGTTACTCCCAAAATACTTGTGGATTATCTGCGTGGGGAGAACACCATCTCTTTTGGGGGCTGTGCTTTTCAGATGTTTATGGAACTTACACTTGGTGGTGCAGAGGACCTTCTATTGGCCTTCATGGCCTATGACAGGTATGTGGCCATTTGCCATCCTCTGAACTACACGGTCCTCATGAGGCCAAGGGTCTGCTGGCTCATGGTAGCTACATCCTGGATCACGGCGTCCATGAATGCTCTGATACACACATCATACACCATGCAGTTCCCTTTCTGCAGGTCCCGGGAAATCAGCCACCTGCTCTGCGAGATCCCACCTCTCCTGAAGTTGGCCTGTGCCGATACCTCAAGATATAAGCTCATGGTGTATATGATGGGTGTAATGTTTCTCGTGCCTCCCCTTGCTGCTATTCTTGCTTCCTATACATTTGTCCTAGTTGCTGTCCTCCACATGTCCTCAGGTGAGGGAAGGCAAAAAGCTCTTGTCACATGCTCTTCTCATCTGACCGTGGTAGGAATGTACTATGGAGCTGTCATGTTTATGTACATCCTTCCCAGTTTCTATCACAGTCCCCAACAGGACAACACCCTCTCTGTATTTTATGCTATCATTACTCCAACCCTGAACCCTCTTATCTATAGTCTGAGAAACAAGGAGGTGATGGGGGCCCTCCATAGGGTACTGGGGAGATGTATCTTTGTCCACAGACTACAGCTATCTAACTTCTAGATAAGACCATATATCTTGGCCTTGAGCTATCTCCTTCCACATTTTCAAAAATTCTAGAAATCTACCATACTAGGGAAGGCCCTAGTTTGGTCTTTGAGGCATGACTTTGTTTCTATCAGTTTTATGTTTGTACAGCTGAAGAAACATTCATTTCTCTGATCCACATTCCAGGATCTGGTTGAAATTCCCTTTTATTCtgataaaaattatattattttttacttcatcttttcttttccACCCCGACAACAGTCTTAACCCCAATCACACAGGATGTCAGCCAGATTTTTTGGTAGTTCCATTTAAAGCAAAAAGAGAGAAAGTAGACACTGTTGAACAAAGATACAAATGTTAGATTTTACTAGTTCATAGGGGCACAATTTGTCAATTTCTagtgggtggtgtagtggttaagtgctacagctgctaaccaagaggttgcagttcaaatccgccaggctgctccttggaaactgtactgggcagttctactcagtccaataggtcgctgtgagtcagaattgactcgacggcagtgggttgttttttttttttttattagtgcgaATGTATAGTCATGTAATATTAGATTCTTTGCTCTGGACAGATATACCTAGGTCTACAGGTTTCTCCTCcctctttgtttttattatatattttttaaagaaataaaaaatagaatctCCTAAAATCTAGATTTTGCTCATTACATTCTTGTAGTGTTGTTttacagtggcgtcactagggggcTGCAGACGGCACCTcttgacactgtcagaggggctgacaccaaaatgactccaGGGTCTGCCGCTGACCAGGGCCAAGACAGCACCGCCACGTGCCATGGAAGGGGTTGCCAAGGCAGTGGTGCCACTAGGTTTGGTGTTACccatcacccagtgcagtaactcgtCACCTTCCCACCCCAGCCTGTGAGGGTGTGAGCCCCTGGGTTGTGGTAAAGGGCATCGGGGAGAAAGGACTGGTCTCCTTGGCCAATGGGAGAGGAGAGGACTTGCAGGGAGCCTGGGGTGCAGGGCCCAGAGGGTGGCGGGCTGCATGGGGCCTGGCCACTCTGCCCACCAGGTTGGGGATTCACCACCTGGCCCTATCCACTCTCCCaccctgggtggggtgggggcgatGACACCATaaattaccacactgggtgacaccaaccctagtgatgccactttTGTTTGACTTGTACTTCTGTCTCCTCTCTTGCCTGCAAATTGACAATGACAGCCAGAGGCTTGATCAGATTGCAGTTTTATGTTTTGCAAGACTAATTCATAGATGGTATTGCATGTACTTCCATCAAGCAGCACATGATATCTGGCTAtctctttctttgtggtgtcaCCCTAGATCCATTACATAATTGGGAGTTGCAAACTGATGAAATTCTAATTCCATTATTCCTTCTTTATGTATTAGTTGGAATACTTATATAAAGAGAAATTTCCCTTCATTAGTTATTGGTTATCTTGATGTACAGTTCTTTTAGAAAAACAAGATAAATGCTTGGTTCTTACCATTTAtccattttcaaaataatgaattGGTTTCCTAGCATCATCCAAAGTTGACtagtgagatttttttcttttaaaaatatcattataAACCCACATCTGATATATTTCAACCCATTACAGTTGCCCTTCATATCATTATTCTTATTATCCCAACTTGGACCAGTGGGAGCCTCTTCAGCTTTACTCCTAAATCATTCTGATGTAACCCTGGTAGTTATATTTATGTTGATAACTGTTTTGCTCTCTGGTATGACAAGATGTTCAGGATCACTTTATATATCTCCTGCCTCACACATTGATCAGCCATTTGGAAGGAGCCCCTGTTTCTGTTTAGAGAGAAATGCTATGTAGAGACAACAATCTGGCCTTTAATGATGCTAAAATTGCTCAGTGTTTCTAGGCCTTTTTGGAGGACATACTAAAGGGCATCATGAGTTCACACTGATACTTCTGATTCAGTGGGTCACTTAACTTCATGATCTTCTTTTTCCCATACAAATATTCCTGTTACTGATTCCAGCAACATAGCACTCGGTTGTTTTTGTCTTAAAATACGTATGTCTAAGAATAAAAATGCCAGTACTGTCATGATGTCATGATTACTGGGAAgaggtttagattttttttttcctttgggtatATCCCATTGAAGAGGTACATATGTATTTCTGTGTTTGAAAGTCAAAGCTACTTGAAGTAGTTTCTCCCTCATCTGATTATGCCACCAACTGGATATAGAGCTAGAttaattaatttcatttttctttcaaaattttggGCTTgcttttttaaagttaaattttgttttataattatttaaatatattcttgATTAAAAATTCAATTTATGAAGCAAAACCCAATAAAGAAGTCTACCTGTTATCCCTGTTTTCTCCATCCTATTTACTTTCGCTTCCTCTACTTCATTTCCAGTATACTGTATATGTATACTGTTTGTATTATAACTATTCATTGAAATTTCATGAGGTTGTGTTTGTGAGTTAACACGTGGCCGATATTTGTGAATTTTGTATGTGCATTTGgagtaatttttttattattactatggtAGCTTACAGTTTgagatatatttatgtatatgtgtgtgtgcgtatatatatatgtatataatctaCCATATTGATTATACGTTTAGGCCTACTTTACTCTTAATAATTTTTTGTCCATTTGATCAAACTTGAATTGGGAAAGGtgtattaaaattttttcttttacgaGTTTCTGGCTATTTATTGCTCCTCCTGTAAAGTCTGCTTTGTAAAGTTGTTGTTGCATTATTGGCTTCATAAATATTAATTCTTGTAGCCTTTAAATTGTAAAGCTATAAGCAGGACaaatattatctccatttcacaggaCTACAGACTGCTAAGTGGTACAAGAGGTTAGAGAATCTTAAGACAAGACCAAGATTAGAGACCCAGCTTACTTCAGTTCTGTTTAGTTTAGACAAGACACTTAATCTCTGTGACTTTCAGTTTATATTTCTACAATATGGAAGCAGTATAATAGTTACTATAATTCTGTCCCATCTGTTCAGTCTTCGAAActttaaatttcaaaatttttattgaTGTTTTCTTCTCTCTTACCTGTCCTGTTCAATAGAAAGGATGCCAAAACTTGTAAATTCTATAAAAAGGTCTAATAATAGTTAATTACTTAAGTAATTAGAAACTAAAATACTTTAGAATTCTATTGAATGGAAAACATCAAAGTATAAAATTTTCTTTACAGTATAATGACAGCTTGAAAACATTCATGGCAAACTGATTTGAATAAAGAAAAATCAACAGGAAAAAAATTGATGAGAAAAATGAAGCATTGAATAATTTCAATGTAGCATTCTCCAGAAGATATGGATGTGTTCTTGTATCTGGCATATAAATCAGATACTTGATTTTTACAGAAATTATCTGATACCTGTCATTATTTAAGACAAGTGAACATTGTTTTAACAGAGGACACTGCATCCTTAAATGAACAATAATTTTAATCCAATTTTAATTGAgaaatagaaaccaaaaccaaacccattgctgtcgagtcgattccgactcacagcaacctataAGACCAAgtcgaactgctccatagggtttccaaggagcagttggtggattcaaattattgacgttttggttagaagccctagctcttaaccactgtgacaccaagtCTCCAAATAGAAGGGGGgtgtaaatttctatttttctgaggATTTAAACTGAAAGTTGTCTTCATGCACTTCACACTGCATGAAAGAAGGAACAGATGTGGATGGTTTCTTGGCCCAGAGCTTccaaaaatttttcttcatctaGGCAAGAATTGGAAATTAGAGCAGATTCGTGGAATtcaatctgatttaaaaaaaaaaaaaaaaaaagtcccaaagcATCTCATTGTGTCTAGAGGTAATAAAGTGAACTGTTCCTAAGGAGAACTCCAGGGAATGTCTTGTTTACTTCACCTCTCAGGGTCTCATCTTTTAAGATTTCCTCTCTGGAAAAGCTTCAGTTCAAGATTTGTGCTTACAAATTAAGTATTTACTTCAGCCAGAAGACCTCAAGAGTTTGGGATGGAATCCATTGTTAAGCCCAGTTTGTGCCTGACTGTCAGGAGAGAGGGTTGAGGATCAGTGGGCCCCAGTCCCATAATATGGATCTGCAGCTTGTATCCCTGGATCTCACTCCATTGCACTCATTCCGAGATCTCCTCACCTGAAGTGCCCCATCTCTAGGACAAACTTATCCTAGACCTCCAGGTAAGGACTGAGACACTGAAAGGATCAAGTTCACCACAGCCAGAAATCCTGAGTTTATCCTGGAAGAAGGACCATGTCCTTATTTTTACATCCCACAGTCTATTTGGGAGAAGaggttttcctttttcccttctccATAATCTTCAGCCTTAGAAATCTTGGACTCTTCCGGAGCGTGGGAAAAGCGGAAGGAGCAGTATGTGCTGAGACCCCCAGAGAAACCAAAAGGACCACAGTTACTCAAACTAGCTACCCTTTTCAGCTACCAGAATCTCTCCTACTCTCTGATTTTCAAGCGCTCTCAGCTTTGGTTTTCTCTTCCTCCATCACTTTTACCACCCTTTCCTCTTGATGACACTCTCTGGACTCACAGGGGGCTGTCTGACATGCAAGACAGAGTGTTTGCAATTTGTCATCTCTCTTGCTTGGGAGGTGGGAAGGAGCCAGAGCTGGATGAGTGATTATGTTGGATGCATGGGTACTGCCTGCCCCAGTGCTCTAGTATTCTGGTTGTTACCACATTGGAAACACCCTCTCTGGGGCTCAGAATGAGGAAGAGAAAAGGGCTACCAATGGAAGACATCTTCCAACTAAAAGAATACAACTGATACCCTCTTGCTTACACCACTAGCCCAGGTGATCACAGCCACTTTGTGTTTTTCCTTCTGCTTGGCAATGAAATCTGCACCTACATGGCTCAGTATCTGCTGTACCTTCCAACTTTCATACTATGCTTTAGAGAGGATGATTCGTGCTTAGGAGAgcttgtgtgcatgtgcatgatagtgcctgtgtgtgtgtgtgtgtgtgtgtgtgtgtgtgtgtgtgtgtaggagttCATTCCTTCCTGGATGCAGTTATTTGGTCAGTCAGCCAGTGAACAGTTCTTGAAAATTTATCATATACACAGTGAaaaagggtcaccatgagtcaaaattgaagcATGTCAACTAACAATAGCAATAGAACAGACATATAGAGTGAGATAGGGTTATCCGCTGAAGAAACTCACGCCTTAGTAGACAGACAGGCTTGTAAACAAATAATCAAGTATAATTTAATAAGTACTTTTTAAAAGCATATTATTATATACAAATTCCAAAACTCATCATATTGTACACGTAAAATATGCACAGTTCACTGAATGAAAATTTACCATAATAAAGCAGTGAAAAAATGCACTTAATTACAGGAAAATAGAGTCAGTCGTGGATTATTTTATTGATGTCTTTGGGCATTAAGAACTTTTGATTTATGAAAGTATTCTTTTTCAAGTTTTTGACAGTGACACTTAATAAGCAACACAGTTTGCATTCTAACtcagcacacacatacactcctACACACACATAAAATTGAAACAAATGTTTTCTTGTAAAATTATTCTTACCAGagattgtattttcttttctatttcattttttaaaaatactggttGCAACCTACTAAATCTACTTTATTACCTATTAATATGTTATAACTCAATTTTAAAAGCCGTGACTTATAGGAAGAGATCATTCTGGCTACTGAAGTCACAGactttttcattgatcctcttGTGTATTCTCTGCACACTGAAGCTAAAGGAGTGATCTTTCTCCTTTGAGTCTGCTGACCTATCAAAGGATTCTCTGACTCTGCCTTCCTGATCCCTCAAATACAATGGACATTGCTTTAGGTTCAGACTGGACCCAGTTCCAGATCCAATATGAGTGGAAGTATACGAATAGAACCTCACTCTCACACAGCAGTCTTGAAATCAAGTCATAGATGGTGGTTCATGAGCCTCTGGTCCAGACACAATTGCTCTGTTTACTTTTCTCCTATACTGTTGGCAAGACATAGGGTCTTATGTGAGAGAAGAAACCCTTACATGTTTGCAGTCTTTGACATCCCCTGTCCCAAGGTGGCCCTGCCAAGAGAGCTGAGTTTCTGCCCTAATTATCCTCATTTGTTCTAAATGGCAGTTCTGGGATTAGTGCTTCAATTCTTCCCAGGGTTATTAGAGTCTAGCCCTGATCCTCAACCATTTCCCTGTGGCCCTGCTACGTATGCTCCCTAACTCTTTCGAA from the Loxodonta africana isolate mLoxAfr1 chromosome 7, mLoxAfr1.hap2, whole genome shotgun sequence genome contains:
- the LOC100660486 gene encoding olfactory receptor 2AG1-like, translating into MRTPSHRFCVIPDNQRNHRMELWNSTLGSGFILMSILNDSGSPELLCATIAVLYMLALTSNGLLLLVITADVRLHIPMYFLLSQLSLMDLLFASVVTPKILVDYLRGENTISFGGCAFQMFMELTLGGAEDLLLAFMAYDRYVAICHPLNYTVLMRPRVCWLMVATSWITASMNALIHTSYTMQFPFCRSREISHLLCEIPPLLKLACADTSRYKLMVYMMGVMFLVPPLAAILASYTFVLVAVLHMSSGEGRQKALVTCSSHLTVVGMYYGAVMFMYILPSFYHSPQQDNTLSVFYAIITPTLNPLIYSLRNKEVMGALHRVLGRCIFVHRLQLSNF